The genomic DNA TCGATTCTCGCGACCATGGTCGCGAACAATCAAAGCGAACCGGACGGAAGTTATTTCTTCGATCGTGACCCCACCCATTTTCGCTACATATTGAATTATCTGCGAACGGGATTACTTTACAGTGATCAGCCCGATACCGATCTTGCGAGAAGGGAGCTGCTACTTGAAGCCAGATACTACAACGTATCGGCAATGGTCCGACTCTTCAACCCGTTCAAAGATAGTGCTGTACTTCCATATGACAGCCAATATCAGAACGTCATGATGTCGTGGCTTCATGAAGATGGACTCAGTTCTTATTGGAAGCTAATTTACAGAGGCACGAGAGATGGCTTCGGCGCGTTATTTTTCCACGCGTTGTGTGACGACAAAGGCCCAACAATAACTCTCATTAAATCGGTTGGAGATTGCATATTTGGAGGCTACAGTGACGTTTCGTGGACTAGTAGAAATGCTTATATCCAAAGTACGAACGCTTTCCTgtttgctttcgtttctaatgGCCTGGGCAGAACACCTTTTCAAGGGCGTGTATTCCGAAACTCTGCAAATGCTATGTATGACCACGATTCGTACGGTCCAACATTTGGAGGAGCTTACGATCTGCACATTGCAAGTGATAGTAACTCGAATAATAATAGCTACATAAATTGGGGAAATTCTTACGAGTTGCCTGATGGCTATACCTACGGTGGCAGCGGCCAAACTTGGATTTGCGGGTATCATTTTAAAACAATTGAAATTGAGGTCTTTGCACAGGCT from Oscarella lobularis chromosome 11, ooOscLobu1.1, whole genome shotgun sequence includes the following:
- the LOC136192636 gene encoding uncharacterized protein isoform X1, which translates into the protein MQFFFFLATLSFIFQWGESTSTCQNANLRVVSSEKGPTVCMSLNEYQKQTVGVNATKGEKGEKGADGQKGESGGAIEGGLHTNGSCSCYCIEPCPISSSNVVSLNVGGTVFMTTVETLTQDPHSILATMVANNQSEPDGSYFFDRDPTHFRYILNYLRTGLLYSDQPDTDLARRELLLEARYYNVSAMVRLFNPFKDSAVLPYDSQYQNVMMSWLHEDGLSSYWKLIYRGTRDGFGALFFHALCDDKGPTITLIKSVGDCIFGGYSDVSWTSRNAYIQSTNAFLFAFVSNGLGRTPFQGRVFRNSANAMYDHDSYGPTFGGAYDLHIASDSNSNNNSYINWGNSYELPDGYTYGGSGQTWICGYHFKTIEIEVFAQASSN